One stretch of Penaeus chinensis breed Huanghai No. 1 chromosome 27, ASM1920278v2, whole genome shotgun sequence DNA includes these proteins:
- the LOC125039560 gene encoding chitin deacetylase 7-like codes for MKAFKFFICKHPVSDYFAFISLGSCRDACSVSENVGKMRSFILSALLLIGTWTAFGSAAPTDNPEVTTEAPAPEKCIQGENCLLPDCLCGSIYHPGDFDLSEVPQFVVLSFDDAVTVSNFPFYNEFKTLMNPNSCRITMTFFVSHAYTNYSLVNELHRLGHEIALHSVTHKSDVQNYWRPANKSIWMSEMSDLKKIITHNANIPEEDIKGWRAPFLEVGGDEMYSAMEELGLEYDCSWPTLRYTNWYGANPFGALWPYTLDYPSIQDCQLGRCPEKSYKGLWVAPMVDLNDNVGEACAMLDTCRSIDDELMNSADAVEYFLKRNFDLNYKNNRAPFGLYAHHAWFYENEINDSTARRDGYLRFLQYLATKPDVYVVSLNRVLEWMKNPVPASQLNSYEPFSCPTFDPETNCPDISNYQFDESNNLPDQISSMSMASCTKPKPKYYPWLHNPYGNETIA; via the exons ATGAAAGCTTTTAAGTTCTTTATCTGTAAACATCCGGTGTCCGATTACTTCGCCTTTATAAGCCTTGGATCGTGTCGCGATGCCTGCAGTGTGTCTGAAAACGTCGGCAAGATGAGATCCTTCATCCTGTCAGCTCTGCTCCTTATCGGTACCTGGACTGCATTCGGTTCAGCAGCTCCTACCGATAATCCAGAG GTCACCACGGAGGCTCCAGCCCCGGAGAAATGCATCCAAGGCGAGAACTGCCTTCTCCCCGACTGCTTATGCGGCTCCATCTACCACCCCGGAGATTTTGACCTTTCGGAAGTGCCACAGTTCGTCGTCCTCTCCTTCGATGATGCCGTCACTGTCTCCAACTTTCCTTTCTACAACGAGTTCAAGACACTTATGAACCCCAACAGCTGTCGAATCACCATGACGTTCTTTGTGTCCCACGCTTACACCAACTACTCCCTAGTCAACGAACTGCATCGGCTCGGGCACGAGATTGCTCTCCACTCTGTTAC TCACAAGAGCGATGTGCAGAACTACTGGCGACCGGCTAACAAGAGCATATGGATGAGCGAAATGAGCGACCTCAAGAAGATCATCACGCACAACGCTAACATTCCCGAAGAGGATATCAAG GGCTGGCGTGCACCTTTCCTGGAAGTGGGAGGAGATGAGATGTACTCGGCCATGGAAGAACTAGGTCTCGAGTACGACTGCTCTTGGCCAACGCTCAGGTACACCAACTGGTATGGCGCAAATCCCTTCGGTGCTCTCTGGCCCTACACCCTTGACTATCCTTCCATTcag GACTGTCAACTGGGTAGATGTCCCGAAAAATCCTACAAGGGGCTCTGGGTTGCCCCCATGGTTGATCTGAATGACAACGTGGGAGAAGCTTGTGCCATGTTGGACACGTGCAGGAG TATTGACGACGAATTAATGAACAGCGCCGATGCAGTCGAGTATTTCCTAAAGCGCAACTTCGACCTCAACTACAAGAACAATCGAGCACCGTTCGGCCTCTACGCTCACCACGCCTGGTTCTACGAGAACGAGATTAACGATTCCACTGCCCGCAGGGATGGGTACTTAAG ATTCCTGCAGTACCTGGCAACCAAGCCCGACGTTTATGTTGTGTCCTTGAACCGCGTGTTGGAATGGATGAAGAACCCCGTCCCCGCCAGCCAACTGAATTCCTACGAACCCTTCAGTTGCCCCACCTTCGACCCAGAAACCAACTGCCCTGATATTAGCAACTATCAGTTTGATGAGTCGAACAATCTTCCCGACCAAATTAGCAGCATGTCTATGGCCTCCTGCACGAAGCCCAAGCCCAAGTATTACCCTTGGCTCCATAACCCTTACGGCAACGAGACGATTGCTTAA